One stretch of Pseudomonas sp. NC02 DNA includes these proteins:
- a CDS encoding DUF3509 domain-containing protein, whose amino-acid sequence MESISLLLGEALSPYQVTLTTSGVQGECLVTVKNPAGAIVVEREVDQAQLTDKRALVDVVDCLHRDLMIAEGRLEPSVMAALRNAALTRPIACA is encoded by the coding sequence ATGGAAAGTATCAGCCTATTGCTCGGTGAAGCACTGAGCCCTTATCAGGTCACGCTGACCACCTCGGGTGTGCAGGGCGAATGCCTGGTGACCGTAAAGAATCCGGCCGGTGCCATCGTGGTCGAACGAGAAGTCGACCAGGCACAATTGACCGACAAGCGTGCATTGGTGGATGTGGTGGACTGTTTGCACCGCGACTTGATGATTGCCGAAGGACGCCTGGAACCCTCGGTCATGGCGGCCCTGCGCAATGCGGCCCTGACTCGGCCGATCGCCTGCGCATGA